Sequence from the Pyrobaculum neutrophilum V24Sta genome:
ATGGAGGACTTCTTCTACTTCGTCGTCTCGAGGCTCTACGGACAGAGGAAGGCCGAGCGCCCAGGCGCGGCCCCGCCCGAGAAGTTCGAGGAGGTCCTCAACAAGGCGATAGACAGATTCGCCGGCGCTAGCGGATATGCGAAGCTGGTAGATGTGAGAAACGCAGTGGTGCAGGAGCTGGGCATCGGCGAGGAGGAGTTCGGGAGGAGGCTCGCGGAGCTTATCCAAGCCAAGAGGGGCCAGTACGTCCTGCTGGAGGGCGGCGACTTGAAGGTCCAGATAGGGGCGAAGAAATACGGCTTCATAAAGAGGATCGAGAGGAGGTCGGTGGCGGAGGTCGTGTACTACTAGAGAGATACAGGCCCTTGGTTTATTAGCCACCGGCAGAGAAGAACGTGGGTTGCGACATACCAAGGTGGCCCGTCGCCGGGGAGAGCTTCCAGTTGGGGGGAAGAACCTGGATTAGAGCAGCGGAGACCCTCGTGAAGCTGACGTCTGCCTTCCCCATGGCCGTCCTGCTGGGGAGGGCGGGGATGGGCAAGTCGCAGGTGGCCTACGAGGTCTGCAGGATGACCAACTGCATATACATAGATCTGACCGAGGTGGGGGAGAGGAACATGGCCAACATAGCGGCTATAGTGGCGTGGCGGATCCTCGCTAAATACGGCGGTAGAGACCCCAGAAACAGAGTCGCCGAGGCATACCGGAAGTTCGGCTACGAGGGTCTTCTCTCGCTGGCGAGGGGCGACCCCGCCTGGACGCTGAGGACCGCCCTCGAGCTGGCGGGGCCGCGGGTTGTGGTGGTCTTAGACGAGTTGCTCCCCTCGGCGGAGGACCCGAAGTTCTTCGACGTGGCGTATATACTACACAGGGTCAGGAACATGCATCTGCCCAACGCCTCCTTCCTAGTAACAATGCTGCCCGAGGTGTACGAGAAAATAGTCGAGAGGATCCCGCCGCTTGGGAACTTCTTCCTACACATAACCGTGCAGCTGCCGGACGTTATACCAGAGGACGAGGTGGAGGAGATAGTATCCGTCTACTGCCCGGAGAAGGCCGAGTTGGCCAGGAAGATCCTCGCCGAGAGGCCGGACGCCACGGTGAGGGAGCTCCTCCTGGCCTTGAACAACATGCCCTCTAGGAGATACATCGAGCTCACCCCCACCGACTGACAGCATAAATAGCAAGCCTTGCCCTCTAGGGCGGGGAGGGGGTCATCTGTATATATATATATAGCGGGGAAGTATCACCCCCCATGATTAGGTCTCAAACCGTCAAGGAGATCCTGGACCACTACAGGGTTATATGGGCGTTGGGGCACGCCCAAGCGCTGATGGGCTGGGACTCGGAGACGTACATGCCGGAGGAGGGGGTCAAGGGGCGGGCCGCCGCCAGGGCCGAGATCGCGCAGCTTATTCAGAGGTTTATGCTTGATGAGAAGTTCGTCAAGCTCTTGGATAAGGCCGAGGAGGAGAGGGATCTCACAGACGTGGAGAGGGGCATCGTCCGGGTGCTCAAGAGAGATCTGAGGTTCTACACCAGGGTGCCCCCCGAGGTGGTGAAGGAGCTCGCTAAGGTCACCTCCGAGGCTTTTGTGGCGTGGAGGGGGGCCAAGGAGAAGGCCAGGTTCGACCTCTTCGCGCCTTATCTGGAGAAGATAGTTGAGCTCTCCAGGGTGGTCGCCGAGAAGCTCGGCTACGAGGAGCATCCCTACGACGCGCTCCTCGACCTATACGAGGAGGGGCTTACGTCGAGAGACGTGGAGTCGATATTCTCCACCCTGGAGCCCGGCATAAGGTCGCTCCTCAACAAGCTGGAGGCGAGGGGGTGGCCCAGAAGCCACCCGCTTGAGGAGGCTCCCTACGACAGGCCTGCCCTCGAGGCCGCCATTGCGGAGGTGCTTGACCTCCTCGGCTACCCCAGGGGGAGGTTCAGGGTGGACGTGTCGCCGCACCCCTTCACCATCGGCATCGCGACGCCGTACGACGTGAGGATCACGGTTAGATACAGGGGGGTCGACTTCAGAGAGCCGCTCTTCTCGGCGCTCCACGAATACGGCCATGCTCTGTATGAGCTAAACGTGGCGGAGGAGCTGGCCATGACGCCCGTCGGAACCGGCGTATCCCTCGGAGTGCACGAGAGCCAGTCGAGGTTCGTGGAGAACGTGGTGGGGAGGAGCCGGGAGTTTATACAGAGGATCTCCCCGATATTGAGGAGGCGTCTCCCCCTCCTCTCGAAGTACGGCGACGAGGATCTGTTCTACTACTTCAACCTGGTTAGGCCGAGCCTGATACGTACAGAGGCCGACGAGGTGACCTACAACCTACACATACTCCTGCGGTATAGGCTGGAGCGCCTCATGATAACGGGCGAGGTGAAGGTGAGCCAGCTCCCCGAGCTTTGGAACAGCGAGATGGAGCGGTTGCTTGGGGTAAAGCCGCGTAACGACGCGGAGGGGGTTCTGCAGGACGTCCACTGGTCCCACGGCTCGATAGGGTACTTCCCCACCTACACCCTGGGGAACGTCGTGGCGGCTATGATCTACTACAAACACGGCAACGTACGCGGCCTCGTCTCAGAGGGCAACTTCGCCGCGGTTAAGGAGTACCTCCGGGAGAAGATACACAGGTGGGGTAGCGTCTACCCGCCGAAGGAGCTGCTCAGGAGGAGCTTCGGCGAGGCGTACAACGCCGGCTACCTCGTGAAATACCTAGAGGAGAAGTACCGCTAGCACATCTCGCAGAGCTGAGACACGGCGTTGCAGAGGTCCCCCGACCTCGCGTAGCCCCCCTCTTTATACATGAAGCTCCCCCACGCCAGCTCGAAGTCCTCTATCTTCACCGCGGCCAGAAGCTCCTCTATACGCGGCGTCTCTGCCCCCACAACCCCGGCGAGCCTAGCCGCCTTCACCACGTAGTTGTTGAGGCCCACCCTGGCGCGGAAGAGGACGTACCTCGCCGCGTCGCACCTATCGGCGAGTTTGACCACCCTCCCGTCGAAGTAGAGGGGACGCCCAAGCTTGGCCGTCACCCCGGCTGCGGCCTGGGCGGCTAGAACGCTCGCCAGCTTGAAGGTCCTGCCGCCGTACGGCACCGAGGTGAGAAACAGCAGGTTTATCTCGTCGCTTACCACGTGCACGAACTCGGCCCCATGCTGGGCTGCCAAGTCCCTCGCCACCTCGGCGATGGCCGTGTGCACAAGCCGGCTCCTAGGCGCTGGGAAATCCCTAAGCCTTTTGCCGAAGCCCACGCCGTCTAGCCTCACGGCCACCGGCGGCGAAGCCGGCTCGCATACGGCCTCCCGCTCTCTGTAGCGCATCTCCAGATGCCTGGGGTTCTCCATGAGCAACCTCTTGAGGGGGTCCACGCCTCTAGTTAGGGATTTAAATAAGAGCGTTGTAGAGTCGGGTGAGGCTTAAGTTCCGCACCGTCGTTTTGGGGGGGACCTTCGACACGCTCCACTCGGGCCACGTCAAGCTCTTGGCCACAGCTACGTTAATCGGCGAGAGGATACTCATCGGGCTGACAAGCGACTCCTTCGCCTCCACCTACAAGCAGTACAAGGTGAGGCCGCTCTCGGTCAGGCTTGGAAACGTGAAAAACTTGATGAGCCTCATCGCGCCGGACAGAGAGGTGGTTTATACAGAGATCGACAACCCCTACGGACCCGCCGTCGAGCTGCCCTCCCTAGACGCCATAGTGGCGAGCATAGAGACGGCGCCGCGCGCACTGGAGATCAACGAGGAGAGAGCCAGAAGGGGGCTAAGGCCCATGGAGATCGTCGTGATCTCCACGGTGAGAGACGGCTTCGGCCACGTCCTCTCCTCCACCTACATCAGAAGGGCGCTGGAGAAGCTAGAGGCCAAGTAGCGCCCGGTAGGTCTCGAAGGCGCCGGCGCAGTCCCCAACACAGAGAGTGGGGCCCCCCAGCAGATCTATCCTGCTGTAGCTCCCCGCCTCGCCCCTCAAGAACCTGGGCACGTTGGCGTAGACGATCTCCGAATGTCTGAGGTCTCTGAAGAGGACGAGGTAGTTATACACGGCGGACCACGCGGCGTAGGGATCCGCCTCGGGGTTCGCCAAGCCGTATTCCTCAAGCCCCACCTGGGGAGCCCTGGGCTTCACCTTCACGGCACGCTTCGCCAACTCGGCCACGTAGAGGACGTTTTCAACATCGACGTGGCTGTCGGCGGGGCTGTGGTATCTATCCCAGGCGTCTCTCAGCGACGAGATGGTCAAGGCGGGGAGCCCCCACCTCTCGTAGTGTACGCTGTCGAAATACGCCACGGGCCACTCCACGGGGCCAAGCGACTTAAGCTCCTCGTGGAGGTAGGGCATGGCGTAGATGCGGGGGGTCCCAACCCCCACCACGTCCACGTTCACCAACAGGGTAGGCCTCCAGCGCCTCAGGTAGTTGAAAGACCCCCAGGCCCAGTAGAAGGACGGCACATGCGGCGCCACCCCCTCCTCCGCCGTGAAAAGCCCGAGGGCGATGGGGAACTCCCCCGCGGCTAGCTCGACGAACGCTAAAACAGCTGCCTCAACCCCCGCGCAGTTGTCCGTAGCGCCTACAAGCCAGTGGTCCCAGTGGGCCGATATCATGGGGGTGTTCTCGAAGCTGTTAAAGGCGATCAAGCTGTAGCTGTACGTAACCCTAGACCTGGTCGCCACCTCCAGCCTCGCCCGCCTGCCCAAGTGCCGTTTGAGGTCTCCGAAGCTCGCCGCCGGTATAGGCGGCGGGGCGGCGTCGCTCTTGAACCCGGGCTCGCCGGTGACCACTATCCGACGCGGCCGCTCCCCCGTGAAGACGACGGCCGAGGCCCCCCGGCGCGCGGCCTCTAGAACTATGTACTTTGCGTCGTCTAAATCCGCCGGGAGGTCGGCAACGGCTATGTTCCCCTCCACGTCGCCGTCTAAAGGCGCCAGCCTCCCCTCCACCGAGGTTGGGCGGGAGTAGGGCATCGCCAGGCCCACCTCCTCCTCGCCCCCCACCACGAGCCTCGTGCCGAGGTCCTCCCAGTGTAGGACCTCCACAGGCGATAGGTGGAACCAGAGGCTCGGCGAGTCGAGGAAGGCCATCAGCCACTGTAGAAACTCCCTCTCGGCGGGGGACCCCGCCACGAGATCCCTGTAGGAGGTGCATTTTGCGTACACCTCGGCCACGTCAGGGAGGGGCTAAGGATTTAAAACCTGTTGTTGAGTAGTTCGGCGGATGGGCTGAAAGATGTTGAGTTGAACCCGGCCTGACGTGTGATGGCGCTCCGCCTACACCTCCTCTATCGAAAAGGCGCCCAGCTTCTCGAGAACTTGGTCCAGCTTGGCGTTGACCTCCCTTAGGAGACGAGCCGCCTCGTCGGACCTCCCCGACTCCATCCTCTCGAGGGCGGCCCTCAGCTCCTTCACCACGTCTATCAACGCGTCGAGCCTCTGGAAAGCCCGCATAACGCCGTCGATCGACTCCCTCATCTCGTCAAGCCTCCTCATGTTTAGGTACGTGGCCAGTATCACCAACTCCTGTATATCCAGCTTCTTCTTCTTTTCAAACTTGTTGAGCACCTCCACGGCAAGCGCCCTAACGAGCCCCTCCACCTTCTTAGTTGAGTCCTCCACGCCAAAATTTATACACTCTATAAAAGACTATTGCTGAATGATGAAGGGATCGATGGTGTGACCACATGACGAGGGAAGAGACGATCTGACGTCGGCACCGCCGTGGTGGACCAACCGGCTGTCCTACCGGCGGGCGGGGCGCCTAGCCGATTTAAGCATCCTGTCCACCTCCCTAGCCGCCTCCGGGCTTTCCCAGCCGGCGTCAGCCCGTGGGGGCGGACCGCCTGTTATGCCGGACAAAAGCGCCT
This genomic interval carries:
- a CDS encoding M28 family peptidase, translated to MAEVYAKCTSYRDLVAGSPAEREFLQWLMAFLDSPSLWFHLSPVEVLHWEDLGTRLVVGGEEEVGLAMPYSRPTSVEGRLAPLDGDVEGNIAVADLPADLDDAKYIVLEAARRGASAVVFTGERPRRIVVTGEPGFKSDAAPPPIPAASFGDLKRHLGRRARLEVATRSRVTYSYSLIAFNSFENTPMISAHWDHWLVGATDNCAGVEAAVLAFVELAAGEFPIALGLFTAEEGVAPHVPSFYWAWGSFNYLRRWRPTLLVNVDVVGVGTPRIYAMPYLHEELKSLGPVEWPVAYFDSVHYERWGLPALTISSLRDAWDRYHSPADSHVDVENVLYVAELAKRAVKVKPRAPQVGLEEYGLANPEADPYAAWSAVYNYLVLFRDLRHSEIVYANVPRFLRGEAGSYSRIDLLGGPTLCVGDCAGAFETYRALLGL
- a CDS encoding phosphopantetheine adenylyltransferase, whose protein sequence is MRLKFRTVVLGGTFDTLHSGHVKLLATATLIGERILIGLTSDSFASTYKQYKVRPLSVRLGNVKNLMSLIAPDREVVYTEIDNPYGPAVELPSLDAIVASIETAPRALEINEERARRGLRPMEIVVISTVRDGFGHVLSSTYIRRALEKLEAK
- a CDS encoding tRNA(His) guanylyltransferase Thg1 family protein; amino-acid sequence: MDPLKRLLMENPRHLEMRYREREAVCEPASPPVAVRLDGVGFGKRLRDFPAPRSRLVHTAIAEVARDLAAQHGAEFVHVVSDEINLLFLTSVPYGGRTFKLASVLAAQAAAGVTAKLGRPLYFDGRVVKLADRCDAARYVLFRARVGLNNYVVKAARLAGVVGAETPRIEELLAAVKIEDFELAWGSFMYKEGGYARSGDLCNAVSQLCEMC
- a CDS encoding carboxypeptidase M32, with the protein product MIRSQTVKEILDHYRVIWALGHAQALMGWDSETYMPEEGVKGRAAARAEIAQLIQRFMLDEKFVKLLDKAEEERDLTDVERGIVRVLKRDLRFYTRVPPEVVKELAKVTSEAFVAWRGAKEKARFDLFAPYLEKIVELSRVVAEKLGYEEHPYDALLDLYEEGLTSRDVESIFSTLEPGIRSLLNKLEARGWPRSHPLEEAPYDRPALEAAIAEVLDLLGYPRGRFRVDVSPHPFTIGIATPYDVRITVRYRGVDFREPLFSALHEYGHALYELNVAEELAMTPVGTGVSLGVHESQSRFVENVVGRSREFIQRISPILRRRLPLLSKYGDEDLFYYFNLVRPSLIRTEADEVTYNLHILLRYRLERLMITGEVKVSQLPELWNSEMERLLGVKPRNDAEGVLQDVHWSHGSIGYFPTYTLGNVVAAMIYYKHGNVRGLVSEGNFAAVKEYLREKIHRWGSVYPPKELLRRSFGEAYNAGYLVKYLEEKYR